The proteins below come from a single Aegilops tauschii subsp. strangulata cultivar AL8/78 chromosome 6, Aet v6.0, whole genome shotgun sequence genomic window:
- the LOC109734523 gene encoding F-box protein At2g26160-like isoform X2 produces MMEVAQFGPWSDLPPELLGLVLKRLPSLADRVRLRAVCHPWRSNSILHTLTLPFPWLTLPDGTFLSISGNEVHRMPLPHGTRWHGSIDKKLLLLSSDGLCSLLDPSSKTTLELPNLVTIWQSEIDDRTERTHVPVSYKLVEPSHMDSSQKFVVAALIPDKGYSPNLFIIQPPTASYTFKGVRDWDRHILLDFAFFHGRFYVVSEFYKLFTIDFGENLCGGPNIKCVIDTIGDYLRSPLYFCQKNVCGLLLYLVECGNKLLMVQRFTHCSQSSQGFSNDHTGGFMVLEADLRSNPARWRMVSDLGGHALFLGRQSSKAVPAGECSGSQEDCIYFICDYPCPKSSTNPLHDAGIYNMRNGMIMPLHSGSAAVPQRQAGQWGLTWFFPPKVA; encoded by the coding sequence ATGATGGAGGTTGCACAGTTTGGACCTTGGTCAGATCTTCCGCCAGAACTCTTGGGCCTTGTCCTTAAGCGCCTCCCTTCTTTAGCCGACCGTGTTCGCCTTAGAGCAGTTTGTCACCCATGGCGCTCCAATAGTATATTGCACACCCTTACCCTCCCATTCCCTTGGCTCACCCTCCCCGATGGAACCTTCCTCAGCATATCAGGAAACGAGGTTCACCGCATGCCTCTACCGCATGGTACTCGATGGCATGGCTCAATTGACAAGAAATTATTACTCTTGAGTAGTGATGGATTATGTTCATTGTTGGACCCTTCCTCAAAGACGACACTGGAGCTTCCTAATCTGGTCACCATTTGGCAAAGCGAGATAGATGATCGTACTGAACGGACTCATGTACCAGTTTCCTATAAGTTGGTGGAGCCCTCACACATGGACTCATCACAGAAGTTCGTTGTTGCTGCACTGATCCCTGACAAAGGTTATTCCCCTAATCTTTTTATCATCCAACCGCCTACTGCATCTTACACATTCAAGGGTGTACGTGATTGGGACCGACATATATTACTGGACTTTGCATTCTTCCATGGAAGGTTCTACGTGGTGTCTGAGTTTTACAAGCTTTTCACCATTGATTTTGGCGAGAACCTTTGTGGTGGTCCTAACATCAAATGCGTAATTGACACTATTGGCGATTATCTTCGATCACCTCTGTACTTTTGTCAGAAGAATGTGTGTGGATTATTGTTGTATTTAGTTGAATGTGGTAATAAACTACTGATGGTGCAACGATTTACACACTGCTCACAGTCCTCACAGGGTTTCAGTAATGACCACACTGGTGGATTTATGGTCCTTGAGGCGGACTTGCGCAGCAACCCTGCTCGGTGGAGAATGGTAAGTGATCTGGGTGGTCATGCACTCTTTCTTGGCAGGCAAAGCTCCAAGGCTGTGCCTGCAGGAGAATGCAGTGGATCCCAAGAGGATTGCATCTACTTCATCTGCGACTATCCTTGTCCAAAGTCTTCTACAAATCCTCTTCATGATGCTGGCATATACAACATGAGAAACGGGATGATCATGCCATTGCATTCAGGAAGTGCTGCAGTACCGCAGCGCCAAGCTGGCCAGTGGGGTCTCACATGGTTTTTTCCTCCTAAAGTTGCATGA
- the LOC109734523 gene encoding F-box protein At2g26160-like isoform X1: MASPPPTHGHGPIPDDTQAFDVGDFYTSPPLDDQGTKDFMTCMMEVAQFGPWSDLPPELLGLVLKRLPSLADRVRLRAVCHPWRSNSILHTLTLPFPWLTLPDGTFLSISGNEVHRMPLPHGTRWHGSIDKKLLLLSSDGLCSLLDPSSKTTLELPNLVTIWQSEIDDRTERTHVPVSYKLVEPSHMDSSQKFVVAALIPDKGYSPNLFIIQPPTASYTFKGVRDWDRHILLDFAFFHGRFYVVSEFYKLFTIDFGENLCGGPNIKCVIDTIGDYLRSPLYFCQKNVCGLLLYLVECGNKLLMVQRFTHCSQSSQGFSNDHTGGFMVLEADLRSNPARWRMVSDLGGHALFLGRQSSKAVPAGECSGSQEDCIYFICDYPCPKSSTNPLHDAGIYNMRNGMIMPLHSGSAAVPQRQAGQWGLTWFFPPKVA; encoded by the exons ATGGCATCTCCCCCTCCCACCCATGGCCATGGTCCAATCCCCGACGATACCCAAGCCTTTGATGTTGGTGACTTCTACACCTCCCCACCTCTCGACGACCAGGGCACTAAGGACTTCATG ACTTGCATGATGGAGGTTGCACAGTTTGGACCTTGGTCAGATCTTCCGCCAGAACTCTTGGGCCTTGTCCTTAAGCGCCTCCCTTCTTTAGCCGACCGTGTTCGCCTTAGAGCAGTTTGTCACCCATGGCGCTCCAATAGTATATTGCACACCCTTACCCTCCCATTCCCTTGGCTCACCCTCCCCGATGGAACCTTCCTCAGCATATCAGGAAACGAGGTTCACCGCATGCCTCTACCGCATGGTACTCGATGGCATGGCTCAATTGACAAGAAATTATTACTCTTGAGTAGTGATGGATTATGTTCATTGTTGGACCCTTCCTCAAAGACGACACTGGAGCTTCCTAATCTGGTCACCATTTGGCAAAGCGAGATAGATGATCGTACTGAACGGACTCATGTACCAGTTTCCTATAAGTTGGTGGAGCCCTCACACATGGACTCATCACAGAAGTTCGTTGTTGCTGCACTGATCCCTGACAAAGGTTATTCCCCTAATCTTTTTATCATCCAACCGCCTACTGCATCTTACACATTCAAGGGTGTACGTGATTGGGACCGACATATATTACTGGACTTTGCATTCTTCCATGGAAGGTTCTACGTGGTGTCTGAGTTTTACAAGCTTTTCACCATTGATTTTGGCGAGAACCTTTGTGGTGGTCCTAACATCAAATGCGTAATTGACACTATTGGCGATTATCTTCGATCACCTCTGTACTTTTGTCAGAAGAATGTGTGTGGATTATTGTTGTATTTAGTTGAATGTGGTAATAAACTACTGATGGTGCAACGATTTACACACTGCTCACAGTCCTCACAGGGTTTCAGTAATGACCACACTGGTGGATTTATGGTCCTTGAGGCGGACTTGCGCAGCAACCCTGCTCGGTGGAGAATGGTAAGTGATCTGGGTGGTCATGCACTCTTTCTTGGCAGGCAAAGCTCCAAGGCTGTGCCTGCAGGAGAATGCAGTGGATCCCAAGAGGATTGCATCTACTTCATCTGCGACTATCCTTGTCCAAAGTCTTCTACAAATCCTCTTCATGATGCTGGCATATACAACATGAGAAACGGGATGATCATGCCATTGCATTCAGGAAGTGCTGCAGTACCGCAGCGCCAAGCTGGCCAGTGGGGTCTCACATGGTTTTTTCCTCCTAAAGTTGCATGA